In Thermodesulfobacteriota bacterium, one genomic interval encodes:
- the rplO gene encoding 50S ribosomal protein L15, producing the protein MKLSELRPAEGAKSQRKRVGRGKGSGLGKTAGKGHKGLRARSGGGTKPGYEGGQMPMQRRLPKRGFTNVFRKEWAIVNVKDLNRFPADSVVDAGALRAEGLVKGDAAGIKLLGDGEVDRKLTVKVDRASKAAVEKVQAAGGTVEV; encoded by the coding sequence ATGAAGCTCTCGGAACTGCGCCCCGCGGAAGGGGCGAAAAGCCAGAGGAAGCGCGTCGGGCGCGGCAAGGGGTCCGGCCTCGGGAAGACCGCGGGGAAAGGGCACAAGGGGCTCCGCGCGCGCAGCGGCGGCGGGACGAAGCCCGGCTACGAGGGCGGCCAGATGCCGATGCAGCGCCGCCTGCCGAAACGCGGCTTCACCAACGTCTTCCGCAAGGAATGGGCGATCGTCAACGTGAAGGATCTGAACCGCTTCCCGGCCGACTCGGTCGTGGACGCGGGCGCCCTCCGCGCGGAAGGGCTGGTGAAAGGCGACGCCGCGGGGATCAAGCTCCTCGGCGACGGAGAGGTCGACCGGAAGCTCACCGTGAAAGTGGACCGCGCCAGCAAGGCGGCCGTGGAGAAGGTCCAGGCTGCCGGCGGAACCGTGGAGGTCTGA
- the rpmD gene encoding 50S ribosomal protein L30 produces MSGELRVTLVKGLSGRTEYHRKVVRGLGLTRLHRAVVLKDTPEIRGMVEKVKFLVRMEEVGDTK; encoded by the coding sequence ATGAGCGGAGAACTTCGCGTCACCCTCGTGAAGGGGCTGAGCGGCCGGACGGAATACCACCGGAAGGTCGTTCGGGGTCTGGGGCTCACCCGGCTGCACCGGGCGGTCGTCCTCAAGGACACCCCGGAGATCCGCGGGATGGTCGAGAAGGTCAAGTTCCTCGTCCGCATGGAAGAGGTGGGGGATACGAAATGA
- the rpsE gene encoding 30S ribosomal protein S5, translating into MKRVNPEGLDLKDRVVHISRVAKVVKGGRRFSFSAVVVVGDGNGHVGTGLGKANEVPDAIKKAVQNAKRSLIRIPLVNGTIPHEVTGEFGASKVVIRPASPGTGVIAGGGVRAVVESSGITNVLTKSLGSNNPHNLVKAAIEGLAQLRTGEQIAGIRGPKEEEATA; encoded by the coding sequence TTGAAAAGAGTCAATCCGGAAGGTCTCGATCTGAAGGACCGGGTGGTTCACATCAGCCGCGTGGCCAAGGTCGTGAAGGGCGGTCGGCGCTTCTCCTTCAGCGCGGTGGTGGTAGTCGGCGACGGCAACGGCCACGTCGGGACCGGCCTGGGCAAGGCCAACGAGGTTCCCGACGCCATAAAGAAGGCCGTCCAGAACGCGAAGCGTTCGCTGATCCGGATCCCGCTGGTCAACGGGACGATCCCCCACGAGGTGACGGGGGAGTTCGGCGCCAGCAAGGTGGTCATCCGGCCGGCTTCCCCCGGTACCGGCGTCATCGCGGGAGGCGGCGTCCGGGCCGTCGTGGAATCCAGCGGGATCACGAACGTCCTGACCAAGTCGCTGGGGAGCAACAACCCGCATAACCTCGTGAAGGCCGCCATCGAGGGGCTCGCGCAGCTCCGGACCGGCGAGCAGATCGCCGGGATCCGGGGGCCGAAGGAAGAAGAGGCGACGGCATGA
- the rplR gene encoding 50S ribosomal protein L18, whose product MSQKNQREIARQNRKSRIRKRIFGTEQRPRLSVFRSAKHIYAQLVVDSTGSTILAASTLSPEIRTEIGELDKSDAAKKVGQLIGKKAQEKNIRQVVFDRNGFLYHGRIKALAEGARESGLEF is encoded by the coding sequence ATGAGCCAGAAGAATCAGCGTGAGATCGCAAGACAGAACCGGAAGTCCCGGATCCGGAAGCGGATCTTCGGCACGGAGCAGCGCCCGCGGCTGTCGGTGTTCCGCAGCGCTAAGCACATATACGCACAACTGGTAGTGGACTCCACCGGGTCCACGATCCTGGCCGCCTCCACCCTCTCCCCGGAGATCCGGACCGAGATCGGCGAGCTCGACAAGAGCGACGCCGCGAAGAAGGTCGGCCAGCTCATCGGGAAGAAGGCGCAGGAAAAGAACATCCGCCAGGTGGTTTTCGACAGGAACGGGTTCCTCTACCACGGCCGGATCAAGGCGCTGGCGGAAGGGGCAAGGGAGTCCGGGCTCGAGTTTTAG